DNA from Streptobacillus felis:
TTAATAATTTGAGTAATAAAGAGATAGAATATATACAAGACTTTATGAATAATTATCCAAGAAAAATTTTTAATGGTAAAACATCAAAAAATATTTATTTTGAAAATAAAAATGCAGCATAAATTCAATTATACTGCACTATAAAATTTTTATTATTTAATTTTGGACATTTCTAATTTCTACTTACAATTTATTTACCTCTTTAACTATTTTTTCATTTGTTCTTTAAATAGATTTTTTAATTCTTCTATTTCTTTCATCAATTCTTTATTTGATTTTTCAAGTATTTCCACTTTATTTTCTAATTTTTCTATCTTCATTTCATGCTCGTAAACTTTTTCATCAAGTAAGTTAATATTTCCGTTTCTTTGTAATGTTAACATGTCTTTTCTTCTTGATTCTAATTTATCAAATTGATATCCAAGTCCTGCTCCTAATGCTACATGACCTTTAGTATTTAATGATCCACTTGCCTTATATACAAGATTTCCAGTTTCATTTAATCCTGATAGTCCTAGAGCAAATGCATGTTCTCCGTTATAGTAACCATATGCTCCTGCAATATTATGTCTATGTCCTGCAATATTACTTACTTGTGGTAAGTTTGCCATAGCTACTGCACTTGCAACTCCTGAATTTGCAGCAACTCCTTTCCCTATTTGATCTTTAGTTTTATCTGTTAAGTCTAGAGTTACATCTGTACCTTCTGCAGTTGTCTTAATTAAATCAGAGCCTTTAATATTAAACTGTAATCCACCTTTTTGATTTAAGTTTTGAATGTCAGTTGTGCCACTATCTCCACCTAATTTAATAGTGTTATTACCTAATGCATTAACAGTATTTGCTAAATCTTTTGCATTAACTATTTTCTTACCATCTGCTTCTATTGGATTTATTACTTCTCCACCTTGATTAGATTTTAAAGTAACTGTTGCAAGAGAAACATCATAAGTAATTTGTCCATCTTCTCTTACAGTTGATTTTAATGTTATTGGAGCTGTAGTGCTGTTTGCAGCCTCACCATCATTAGCTGTAATTAATGTAGCAAGTCTCTTAACATCTCCAATATTAGCTGCATTTGTGTTTATATTTTCTCCTGAAGCTACATTAGTAATTTGATTTCCACCATTATTTAAACCTGTATTTGATAATACTACTGAATCTTTTCCTGATGGAGTAAGTGTTATGCTTGTTGGATTTATTACTGTCGTATTACCATCAGCATCTTTAAACTCTGCACTAGTTAAGTCTTTTAACTCTTTAGATAATTTAACCTCTAACTTACCAGTATTTTCATTAACTCCTATGTTGTTATCTGATAATTTATTCTTATCTGCTCCACCAACTATTTCTAATTTTTCATTTAGTTTCTTGTTGATTACTGTTCCATTATCTCCTGCAAATTTTAATCCATCTTCTAATGTCGCTACTGTATGTGGATTTCCATCTTTATCACTGTATTGTATACGTGTTATTCCTTTTCCATCCACTCCAGCTTCTCCAGCCTTAGTAGTTATATCTGCTTTACTTCCATCTTTTCCATTTATTCCTACTGTTCCTTCTGTCCCATCTATTGATACTCCAGGTTTTCCATCTTTTCCATCAGATCCTAATGTTATCTTGTCTAATCCTGTTATTTCTTTATTTAATGAATAAGTAAATGTTTTACCATTTTGATCTACATTCAAGTTATTTCCAGCCTTAAATGTCACTGTTTCATCTTTTGATACTTTAGATTCTTCTACCGTTCCAGAAGTTGTTCCTGTTCCTTCTTTTCCAGCTATAACTTTAAATCCATAGTTTGCTATTTCACTATTTATGTGATCATTTACTGCTTTTAATTGATCTTCTGTTGCAGCTTGACCTGTAACCGCTGTTGGATTAGTTACATTCCATGTCTTATTAGTTAAACCATTTATAGTTCCTGCATTGTCTTTATTTACAGTTACTCCTCCAGCTTTTACTTCTCCTGTAGTTCCATCTAATACTACTTGTTTAGTTGGATCTGTTCCTAAAGTAACTTTATCATTTAATTTAACATCATATACTGTATGTCCATCTTTAGCTTGAGTAGATGTTAATACTACATTTCCTGTAGTTCCATTTGCAGCTTCTCCATTATTTGCTGTTATTTCTGTTCTAGATGCTGCTGCAGCTTCATCTAATTGTTTTTTATTTACAGCATCTGTATCTTCTGTAGCATCTGCAACATTAGTTATTTTATTGCCACCATTATTTAAACCATCTTTAGTTAATGAAACTGAATTTTTACTATCTGGATTTATTACTATTCCATTTCCTGTAATATTAGTTACATTTCCATCAGCATCTTTAAATTCTGCACTAGTTAATTCTTTTAACTCTTTTGATAACTTAATTTCTAACTTACCATCTTTTGCATTTACTCCTATGTTGTTATCTGATAACTTATCTTTATCTGCTCCTCCAACTATTTCTAATTTCTCATTTAATGCTTTCTTAATGATATTGTTTTCACTGTCTCCATTATCTCCTGCAAATTTTAATCCATCTTCTAATGTCGCTACTGTATGTGGATTCCCATCTTTATCACTGTATTCTATACGTGTTATTGTTTCTCCATCCGCTCCATTTACTCCTGGTTTTCCTGCTTTTGTTGTAATGTCTGCTTTACTTCCATCTACTCCATTTATTCCTACTGTTCCTTTTGTTCCATCTATCGATACTCCAGGTTTTCCATCTTGTCCATCTGATCCTAATGTTATCTTATCTAATCCTGTTATATCTTTATTTAATGAGTACGTAAATTCTTTGCCATTTTGATTAATATTTAAATTATTTCCTGCCTTAAATGTTACTGTCTCATCTTTTGATACTTTTGTTTCTTCTACTGTTCCTGTTGTTGTTCCTGTTCCTTCTTTTCCAGCTGTAACTTTAAATCCATAGTTTGTTATCTCTGAATTTATATGATCTGTTACTGTTTTTAACTGATCTTCTGTTGCTGCTTGTCCACTTACTGCTACAGGTTTTTTAGTATCCCATGTTGTATTTGTTAAATTATTAATAGTACCTAAATTTCCAGTATTTATTGTTATATTTCCTGCAGTAATTTGACCTGTAGTTCCATCAACAATAACTTGTTTATCTCCTGTTCCTAAAACAATTTTATCATTTAGTTTAACATTATATATTACATGTCCATCTTTATCATCTTCTTTTGATGTTAAAATAACATTCCCTGTAGTTTCATTTGCTGCTTCATCTTCATTTGCAGTAATTTCAGTTTTACTTGCCTTTGATGCTGCATCTAATTGACCTTTATTAATAGCATCACTTTCTTCTGTACCATCTGCAACATTAGTTATTTTATTTCCACCATTATTTAAACCTGTGTTTGATAATGTTACTGGATTTTTTCCTGCCTCTGANNNNNNNNNNNNNNNNNNNNNNNNNNNNNNNNNNNNNNNNNNNNNNNNNNNNNNNNNNNNNNNNNNNNNNNNNNNNNNNNNNNNNNNNNNNNNNNNNNNNNNNNNNNNNNNNNNNNNNNNNNNNNNNNNN
Protein-coding regions in this window:
- a CDS encoding YadA-like family protein, whose product is SEAGKNPVTLSNTGLNNGGNKITNVADGTEESDAINKGQLDAASKASKTEITANEDEAANETTGNVILTSKEDDKDGHVIYNVKLNDKIVLGTGDKQVIVDGTTGQITAGNITINTGNLGTINNLTNTTWDTKKPVAVSGQAATEDQLKTVTDHINSEITNYGFKVTAGKEGTGTTTGTVEETKVSKDETVTFKAGNNLNINQNGKEFTYSLNKDITGLDKITLGSDGQDGKPGVSIDGTKGTVGINGVDGSKADITTKAGKPGVNGADGETITRIEYSDKDGNPHTVATLEDGLKFAGDNGDSENNIIKKALNEKLEIVGGADKDKLSDNNIGVNAKDGKLEIKLSKELKELTSAEFKDADGNVTNITGNGIVINPDSKNSVSLTKDGLNNGGNKITNVADATEDTDAVNKKQLDEAAAASRTEITANNGEAANGTTGNVVLTSTQAKDGHTVYDVKLNDKVTLGTDPTKQVVLDGTTGEVKAGGVTVNKDNAGTINGLTNKTWNVTNPTAVTGQAATEDQLKAVNDHINSEIANYGFKVIAGKEGTGTTSGTVEESKVSKDETVTFKAGNNLNVDQNGKTFTYSLNKEITGLDKITLGSDGKDGKPGVSIDGTEGTVGINGKDGSKADITTKAGEAGVDGKGITRIQYSDKDGNPHTVATLEDGLKFAGDNGTVINKKLNEKLEIVGGADKNKLSDNNIGVNENTGKLEVKLSKELKDLTSAEFKDADGNTTVINPTSITLTPSGKDSVVLSNTGLNNGGNQITNVASGENINTNAANIGDVKRLATLITANDGEAANSTTAPITLKSTVREDGQITYDVSLATVTLKSNQGGEVINPIEADGKKIVNAKDLANTVNALGNNTIKLGGDSGTTDIQNLNQKGGLQFNIKGSDLIKTTAEGTDVTLDLTDKTKDQIGKGVAANSGVASAVAMANLPQVSNIAGHRHNIAGAYGYYNGEHAFALGLSGLNETGNLVYKASGSLNTKGHVALGAGLGYQFDKLESRRKDMLTLQRNGNINLLDEKVYEHEMKIEKLENKVEILEKSNKELMKEIEELKNLFKEQMKK